A window of Bufo gargarizans isolate SCDJY-AF-19 chromosome 9, ASM1485885v1, whole genome shotgun sequence contains these coding sequences:
- the LOC122919563 gene encoding glycine-rich cell wall structural protein-like, which translates to MSRSGPIGALLCWTAVLCVCNAAPQPKYCRSPSYKPSGSSDPLASFPVCDGTPGFIQVSSSSQSGSMSGGSSSQSLQANIQRTVIQGGSMQSSSGTWSSGGGGGGGGGGSAQSSSGGGGGGGGGGYAQGSSGGGGGGGGTSQIFVAGGGGTGGSSSHLNSVGMGSGNVLPPRGVSIIHSSSSSSSGSSSGGSYSAVGGGTGSSQQNAINQGNIRISQGTGGGSFGQSSGGGSFGQSSGGGSFGQSSGGGSFGQSSGGGSFGQSSGGGSFGQSSGGGSFGQSAGGGSFGQSAGGGSFGSSSGGGSFGQSSGGGSFGQSSGGGSFSGGSAGSGQPNRGGSIVVVGGSFGTGSISSGISSGSYKLPANIKAEDVPVSLGCDKKGQTGQGSNQVGGTGNTGGTGGTGGGFGQISQTHGGGSGGTGGGGGGGGTGNIGGGFSQISQSHSGGSSGGSIHQGTGGSIHQGTGGSIHQGTGGGTGGGSFSQQSQSQSSGSIQKQIPQSQSG; encoded by the exons ATGAGTAGGTCTGGTCCCATCGGGGCCCTCCTGTGCTGGACGGCTGTGCTGTGTGTCTGCA ATGCTGCTCCACAACCGAAGTATTGCAGGAGCCCAAGCTACAAACCAAGCGGTTCCTCAG ATCCCCTGGCCTCATTCCCTGTGTGTGATGGGACACCGGGCTTCATCCAGGTTTCTTCGTCTA GTCAGTCTGGGTCCATGAGTGGTGGAAGCAGCTCCCAATCTCTGCAAGCCAATATTCAACGCACGGTTATCCAAGGAGGCAGCATGCAAAGTAGTAGTGGCACCTGGTCATctggtggaggtggtggaggaggaggaggaggatctgCCCAGAgcagttctggaggaggaggtggaggaggaggaggaggatatgcCCAGggcagttctggaggaggaggtggaggaggaggaacatcaCAAATTTTTGTTGCAGGAGGTGGAGGCACAGGGGGTAGCTCTTCCCATCTAAACTCTGTCGGTATGGGATCAGGAAATGTCCTCCCACCACGTGGCGTTTCTATTATCCACAGCAGCTCCTCTTCGTCTTCTGGTTCAAGTAGTGGTGGTTCATATTCAGCAGTTGGAGGAGGGACTGGTTCATCTCAACAAAATGCTATAAATCAAGGAAACATTAGGATTTCCCAAGGAACTGGTGGAGGTTCGTTTGGCCAGAGTTCTGGAGGAGGTTCATTTGGCCAGAGTTCTGGAGGAGGATCATTTGGCCAGAGTTCTGGAGGAGGATCATTTGGCCAGAGTTCTGGAGGAGGTTCATTTGGCCAGAGTTCTGGAGGAGGTTCATTTGGCCAGAGTTCTGGAGGAGGTTCATTTGGCCAAAGTGCTGGAGGAGGTTCATTTGGTCAGAGTGCGGGAGGAGGTTCATTTGGTTCAAGTTCTGGAGGCGGATCATTTGGTCAGAGTTCTGGAGGAGGTTCATTTGGCCAAAGTTCTGGAGGAGGCTCATTCTCTGGAGGAAGTGCAGGCTCTGGCCAGCCAAACCGTGGTGGTAGTATCGTTGTTGTTGGAGGCTCTTTCGGCACTGGCTCCATATCTAGCGGTATTTCCTCAGGCTCTTATAAGCTACCAG CGAACATAAAAGCAGAAGATGTTCCAGTGTCCCTAGGATGTGATAAAAAAGGACAAA CCGGTCAAGGATCCAACCAAGTTGGAGGGACTGGAAATACTGGTGGAACAGGTGGAACAGGCGGAGGGTTCGGCCAGATCTCACAAACCCATGGCGGAGGTTCAGGAGGAactggtggtggtggaggaggaggaggaacaggaaacATTGGAGGCGGATTCTCACAGATCTCCCAAAGCCATAGCGGAGGTTCCAGTGGAGGATCAATTCATCAAGGTACTGGAGGATCAATTCATCAAGGTACTGGAGGATCAATTCATCAAGGTACTGGAGGAGGCACAGGCGGTGGAAGCTTCTCCCAACAATCCCAAAGTCAAAGCTCAG GTTCTATACAAAAACAAATTCCCCAGTCCCAGTCAGGCTGA